The DNA sequence ACCCGGCGCGGCTCGCGGCTCATCGAGGACTACGGCGGGGTGCAGAAGGTCGCCCCGGTGCTCGCCGGCACCTTCCTGATCGGCGGGCTCGCCACCCTCTCGCTGCCCGGACTGGCGCCGTTCATCAGCGAATTCCTGGTCCTGGTCGGCACGTTCAGCCGCTATCCGGCGTTCGGCGTCATCGCGACCGTCGGCATCGTGTTGGCGGCGCTGTACGTCCTGATCCTCTACCAGCGCACCATGACCGGTCCGGTGAAGGCCGAGGTGCGGTCGATGCCCGATCTGCGGGCGCGTGAGCTGGTCGTGGTGGCCCCGCTCATCGCGCTGCTGATCTTCCTCGGGGTCTATCCGAAGCCGCTGGCCGACATCGTCAACCCGGCGGTCGACCACACGCTGTCCGTGGTGGACAAGAAGGATCCCAAGCCCGATCACCCGGTCACCGACGCGGGCTGGTTCCATTACAGCCCGGCGTCCGAGGGTGCTTCCCACGACGGTGCTTCCGGAGGTGCCAAGTGACTCACGCGGCCACTGTCCACAGCCTGTGGACAACAGCGGCGGCGGCCCCCGACAAGATCCCGTCGCCGGATATCGAATACGGCCAGCTGTCGCCCACGCTGATCGTGCTCGGCGCCGCGATCGTCGGCGTCCTGATCGAGGCGTTCCTTCCGCGCCGGCAGCGTTATGTCGCGCAGCTGTTCGTCTCCGTGGTCGCCCTGGCCGCGGCGTTCGCCGCGGTGATCGGCCTCGCCGCCGGCGACTACGGCACCAGCAAGTCCCGGGTCGCGGCCATGGGCGCGATCGCCGTCGACGGACCGGCGCTCTTCCTCCAGGGCACCATTCTCCTGGTCGCGCTGGTGGCGGTGTTCACCTTCGCCGAGCGGCGGCTGGACCCGGTGGCGCACGGCAACCGCGTCGACTCCTTCGCGGCGCAGGCCGCCGCCGTGCCCGGCGGCGACGCCGAAAAGGCCGCCGTCAAGGCCGGTTTCACCACCACCGAGGTCTTTCCGCTGGTCCTCTTCGCGGTCGGCGGCATGCTGGTCTTCCCGTCCGCCAATGACCTGCTGACGCTCTTCGTGGCGCTGGAGGTCTTCTCCCTGCCGCTGTACGTCCTGTGCGCGCTCGCCCGGCGCCAGCGCCTCCTGTCGCAGGAGGCCGCCGTCAAGTACTTCCTGCTGGGCGCCTTCTCCTCGGCGTTCCTGCTCTTCGGCATCGCCCTGCTGTACGGCTACGCGGGCACGGTCACCTACTCCGGGATCGCGGACGTCGTCGACGGCCAGGTCAGGAACGTCACCCCGGCGCTGGCCGGGACCATGGGCAATGACGCGCTGCTGCTGATCGGCGGGGCGATGCTGCTGATGGGGCTGCTGTTCAAGATCGGCGCGGTGCCGTTCCACATGTGGACCCCGGACGTCTACCAGGGCGCCCCCACCCCGGTGACCGGCTTCATGGCCGCCGCTACCAAGGTCGCGGCCTTCGGCGCGCTGCTGCGGTTGCTGTACGTGGTGCTGCCGGGGCTGCGCTGGGACTGGCGGCCGGTGATGTGGGGCGTCGCCATCGTCACCATGCTGGGCGGTGCGATCGTGGCCGTCACCCAGACCGATGTGAAGCGGCTGCTGGCGTACTCCTCGATCGCCCATGCCGGGTTCATCCTGGCCGGTGTCATCGCCACCACGCCCGAAGGCATCTCCTCCGTCCTCTTCTACCTGGCCGCGTACTCCTTCGTGACCCTCGGCGCCTTCTCCGTGGTCACCCTGGTGCGGGACGCGGGCGGTGAGGCCACCCATCTGTC is a window from the Streptomyces luomodiensis genome containing:
- the nuoN gene encoding NADH-quinone oxidoreductase subunit NuoN, giving the protein MTHAATVHSLWTTAAAAPDKIPSPDIEYGQLSPTLIVLGAAIVGVLIEAFLPRRQRYVAQLFVSVVALAAAFAAVIGLAAGDYGTSKSRVAAMGAIAVDGPALFLQGTILLVALVAVFTFAERRLDPVAHGNRVDSFAAQAAAVPGGDAEKAAVKAGFTTTEVFPLVLFAVGGMLVFPSANDLLTLFVALEVFSLPLYVLCALARRQRLLSQEAAVKYFLLGAFSSAFLLFGIALLYGYAGTVTYSGIADVVDGQVRNVTPALAGTMGNDALLLIGGAMLLMGLLFKIGAVPFHMWTPDVYQGAPTPVTGFMAAATKVAAFGALLRLLYVVLPGLRWDWRPVMWGVAIVTMLGGAIVAVTQTDVKRLLAYSSIAHAGFILAGVIATTPEGISSVLFYLAAYSFVTLGAFSVVTLVRDAGGEATHLSKWAGLGRRSPLVAAVFAVFLLAFAGIPLTSGFAGKFAVFKAAADGGAGALVVIGVISSAIAAFFYIRVIVLMFFSEPRTDGPSVAVPSPLTSSAIAIGVAVTVVLGVAPQYFLDLASQAGVFVR